The Prevotella melaninogenica region AGCAGCCAACTTCTCAGGTTCATGGTTTGCCTCAATTACCAAGTAATTAGAAATAGAAATAAACTGAGCAATCTCATCTGTGATATGTCCACAATCGGTGATTAATGTAAATCGAATACCCTCATATTCTACAGAATAACCAACACAGTCTGTGCTATCATGGGGTACTCCGAAAGGGGTTACTTTAAATTCACCAATAGTAATCTCTTCGCCTTTTTGTACGAATTTAACGTATTGTTGATCGACTTTACGTCTTACACACCAGTTCTGACTAATTCCTCTATGAACATCTTCTGTTGTATATACAGGTAGTTGCAAATCACCACTTATAGAGCCAACAGACTTCACATGATCGGCATGATCATGGGTGATAAGCACATTATGAACCATATTTAATTGCAGACCATAGTTGTGGAAATGCTTCTTTAATGAGCGAATACCAACACCACAATCAATCATTAGACAGTCTGTGTCAGTATATAAAAGATAGCAATTACCACTACTACCACTGCCGAAAGATAAAAACCTCAGCATTATTTTCTTATTTTAGGCAAATGTAACAAAAGTATTTTGATAGACAAAATTATTGTTTATGTTTGCCTTATTATACACTCTACTTTTAGGAATAATTAAACATAAAAGTATCTATGAAATGACTAAAATGGAAGTCCTACGGCGAAATGGAACGTAAAGTCTCGTTTTAGATTTGGATGCCATAAAGCATAATGCTCTTCCGTACTTGTATAAGCAGGGTTAATGGCTTTCATACCACCATCAAATCGAAGTATGAAGTAATCGAAATTGAGTCGTAAACCAAGTCCGTATGCAACCGCTATTTGATTATAGAAACTCTTAAAGCTAAACTGTCCGCCTGGTTGGTCAGCATAGTCACGTAGTGTCCATATGTTTCCTGCATCTATGAAGGCTGCTGCATCAAGTTTCCAAAACAGATGTGTACGATACTCTGCGTTTAAATCAAGCTTCATATCACCAGTCTGGTTGATAAAGTCTATTCGACCATCAACACCCTTAAACTTACCCGGTCCCAACTCTCTTACGCTCCAGCCACGAACAGAGTTGGCACCACCAGAGAAATAACGCTTCTCAAATGGAAGTACTGTACTGTTTCCATAAGGAATTGCAATACCCAAGCCACCATGTAAAGCTAAGGAGTTACGCTCGTCAAATCGTAGTATCTTTGTATAATCGAAGTCGAACTTTGCATATTGTGCATAGGCAATATTGAAAAGTGTTCGTTTTCCTTCGCTATTCTTTTTAAAGTTGAAGACACTACTCAATCCATTCAGTAAGTTGCCTGCCAATTCCATTCTTGCTCTGAAAGTTTGGTTTGCACCACTATAATTCACGCCAAAACCTGTTCGTAAAATAAACAAATCTTGATAGTTATATCGAAGAATGGCATTGCGTGTTGTCGCGTTGTCGAGGTAATCATGCTTAAAAGTCTCACTAATCCATGGCATATATACATAGCTGAGATTAAGGAGATCAAAGTCATAGGTCAGGTGACGAACAGGATCTGACCAATGATATTTCCATGCAGAAGAAAAGACTCGACGATGGAACTCTGGTCTGTTTTGTAGGTTCCAGCCCACAGATACTTCTGACATGGCACTGCTCTTTCTTTTAAAATTCTTTGAGATAAATGGAGCTAAGAAGCGAGGGAACTGTAGATGTGCTTGTACACTATACTCCTCATAGTCACTATTCTTATAGCCCTCAAGACCTTTGATTGCCTCAAAGGCTGCACGAAACTCCAAACTTAAATGTTCACTACCTCTAAAAAGGTTCCTATTCTGATAAGAAAGTACGGCTGCAGCACCTAAATCACCCGCTGTATTTGTTCCTTCTGGTTGGAAAGAGATGGTGTTTGGTTTATTGTTTGAAACCTGAATATCAGCATCTAAGTAATGCGTAGAAGATGTTGTATAGGTAAATGTCTTACCTATCACCAAACTATCATAGCGAGGAACTTCCCTAAAATTGATGTTCGTATAGCGTACTGCACCAAGACGAGAGAAGTTGTTATAAGTCTTTTGTAAGTCTATAGCCGAGAAGTATTTGTCTTTTTCTATTAGCGTATTGTCTTCCAATACTCCCTTTCTAAGATGAAAACCTGTTGAATCACCTGGAATAAAATTGACATTATTGATGACATAGCGTGGGTGTAATGTTGGTTTAGCATCACTATTCTCAACGTATTTCATTAAGTGTAAGGTCACGTTTACATGCTGTCTACCTTGCGTAGAGTCTGCAGTATAATATATGAAGTCCTTATGAAATCTGTAAAAACCAGAATCATTCAGGATATGTGTCAGTTTTTTACGCTCGTCATCCAAGGAAGTAACGGTAAATTGGCGTGGTCGATCAGTATCTTTTTTGAGGTGAGGAGCAAGTACTCTTTCAATGACAGAATCCTCTATCTCATAGTTAAATCTATCGATAATATAAGGGTTGCCTGGGTGAAGTAGGTAGTTAAGGGTCAGTTTCTTTCCTTTAACCTTTTTCTCTACGTCTACTGTTGCATTCATATAACCCATATTCTGCATAGCAACCGTCAAATCTTCTGAAGAAAGGCGAGCCTGAACAGAATCATACAATACAGGTTCCTCTCCCATTCTACGGAGTGTACGGTTAATCCATTTCGTAGTATCTTCTCCCGCCATAGCGTAAGTTCCTAATGGAATCTTAAAGAGAGAGAACCAACGTGAGTTCCCTTTTTGACGTACATACTGCATCAGAAGTGAAGAGTTAACGTCCTTTCTGTCAGAACGTAGCTCTACCTTATCTAAAAGATATTGCCCATCAGGAACAAACTTATCTGATGAACACGCTATGACAACAAGTATAGTCATAACGATAAGGAGGGGTGTGAGAAATCTATGTGACTTTGGAAACAGCATTGATATCCTAATTTGTTAATCCCAAAATAATACACGTAATCGCAAAGAAGGTTGACTTTCAATTTGCCGAACGCAGCTTATTTTATGCAAAAATAATGCAAGTGAGCGCAAAGAAAGTTGACTTTCAATTTGCCGAACGCAGCTTATTTTATGCAAAGGTAGTAAAAAGTTAAGAAGTAATAGTCGGCGAGTGGATAGTTTTTTGTAAATTTGCGAAGTGATATCAAAAAATAAGATAAAGCTTATCCATTCTCTTGAGACTAAAAAAGGAAGAGAGAAAGTAGGATTATTTGTAGCAGAAGGACCCAAAGTTGTCAATGATTTGCTGCACGAAGGGTTTGTGGCAGATGAGATTTTAGAAGATATTGAAGATATCAAAAAGGTTTCTTTTCTCCAACATCCACAGCCTGTTTTGGGTGTTTTCAAGATGCCAGAAGAAGATTGTAAAGTAACAAATGATTACTTAAGTCTATTCAATGAATACATTGATAATCAACTTGTATTAGACCTTGATGGAGTGCAAGACCCTGGTAATCTTGGTACAATCATTCGAATTGCAGATTGGTTTGGTATTGAAAACATTTTCTGTTCGCATGAGACAGCTGACTGCTGGAATCCAAAGGTTGTGCAGGCAACGATGGGAAGTATTGCAAGAGTAAAGCTTCATTACTTAAACTTGAATGAGTTGATAGACCATCTCCCTATTGACTACCCTATCTATGCCACGCTTTTGGATGGTAATAACATTTATAGTCAAGAACTCTCTCATCACGGAATGATTGTAATGGGAAATGAGGGAAAAGGTATATCTTCGCAGCTTAGAACAAAGATTAACCGAAAACTTCTGATTCCAAACTATCCTCCAGAGCGTGAAACGGCAGAGTCTTTGAATGTAGCCATTGCAACATCTATTGTTTGTGCTGAGTTCAGAAGACGATAAAAGGCTGTTATTCTTGAAATAATTAACTACCAACCTACAAAGAAACATAATATGATAAACTTACAAAATCTAATTAGAACAAATATTAGAGAACTCATCTCTTGCGCTGAAACGAAAGCTGAAGAGAATGTAAGGGATTCTCAACATATTATGCTTGATGCTAATGAAAATCCATATAACAAACCTTTTAACCGCTATCCTTCTGACGATCAGATAGAGTTGAAAGAAGAACTTGCCAAGCTAAAAGGTGTTAGAACTAAGGAGATTTTCTTAAGCAATGGCTCTACAGAGGCGATAGATATGTGCTATCGTATCTTTTGTCAGCCAAAGGTTGATAATGTTGTTGCGATAGAACCGACCTGTGAACTATACAAACATTTTGCTAAATTAAATGATATTGAATACCGTTCAGTACTTTTGGATGAGGAGTTTCAGTTAAATGCTGCAGAACTTCTTAAGGCTTGTGACAAGCATACAAAGTTAGTATGGCTTTGCTCTCCTAATACCCCAAGCGGCAATTTGCTGAATGTTGAAGAAGTTGAGAAGGTCTTGAAAGGATTTGATGGTATTGTTGTTATTGATGAGGCTTATGCTGATTTCACACGTTTACAAACCTTTCGAGAGCGTATATCGGAATTTCCTAATATAATAGTACTCAACACTTTCTCTAAGGCATGGGCAAGTGCTGCTATCCGTTTAGGCGTGGTTTATGCACAAGAAGCTATTATAAGCATCTTCAACAAGGTGAGTAGCCCTTACCATATCAGCCAACTGACACAAGCGCAAGGGCTTGATGCGCTTAAGCATCGCTATGATATCGAAGATTGGATAAAGATAATCTTGTTAGAGCGTAAGCGTATGATTCTTGCCTTCGAGAGTTTAGCTTGTTGTGAGAAAGTCTATCCTTCGAATGCCAATTTCTTCTTAGCAAAGATGAAAGATGCACAAAGTGTGTATGATTATCTGTGTGAAAAAGGTATTCATGTTAGGAACTGTTCTAATGTTTCGTTATGCGGTAATTGCTTGCGTATAACAATTGGTTCCAAGGCTGAAAACGCAGAAATCCTTGGAATACTTAGATATTATAAGCCAACAAAATAGTCTTAAAGTCTATAAGTTGATGTTGCCTTATTACAACATCAACTTATAGATAATCGAAAACTTCTGTTTAGTATTATACGATAAGGCGTCTTCGTATAAGTAATTTAGTCATGTCTTATTTATTTTATTGTGACAATAAGACATGACTCTTATGCCTTTTTAGGATAGTGCAGAGCCCCAGCACCAATGGTGCGGACGGTTAACACCAATGGTGCGGATGGTTAATAAACACGCGGACCAAAGATAGTCGTACCCACACGAACCATTGTTGAGCGACATTCCACGGCTATATCATAGTCATGACTCATACCCCATGAACGCTCTTTGAATTCAGGATCATCAGCAAAATACTTTGCCTTCAATTCGTCAAAGAGGTCGGCTGCCAACATCATCTCCTTTTTAATCTGATTACGATCATCTACATTTGATGCCATCATCATTAAACCAGAAATGTGTACATTCTTAAGCTCTTTCCACTCACCGCTCTCTAATAGTTCTCGACAAGCATCAGGAGTGAAGCCATACTTTGTTTCCTCTTCTGCAATATGGAGTTCAAGAAGAACGTTGATGACACGGTTGTACTTCGCAGCTTGCTTATTGATTTCCTTTAAAAGCTTCAAAGAGTCAACAGCTTCAACCATAGAGATATAGGGAGCAATGTATTTCACTTTATTGGTCTGTAGATGACCAATAAAGTGCCACTCTATATCCTTTGGGAGTGTCTCAACCTTACGTGACAGTTCCTGCACCTGACTTTCGCCAAAGATACGCTGCCCTTCACGATAAGCCACTTCCAAATATTCGTTAGGGTGAAACTTACTGATGGCAACCAACTTCACACCATCAGGAAGATTCCCAAGCACTTCGTGTAAATTATTTGCTACATCATACATAACTGTAAGTTTCTGTCTTGTTTACTGATTAAGTTATTGTTCGAATTCTGGCTTCTCGTTCTTCTTTCCAGCATGATGTTCAAAGACGTCCATAATCTTTGTTTCGGTGATAGCTGCAATCTCGTAATCGATCATAGTAGAACCCATCACCTCGTCTACATGCTTAACAGCACCGCTTACAGAATGTGCCTGAACAAGATAAGTTACTGAAGTACGCTTTTCCTTATCTGTCTTTTCATCCAATGTGATGAAAGAAAGCTTTGCCTTAAACCACTTGTCATCAGTATCAATATCGCTAAAGAAAATCTCACCGAATGGTGCTGGAGAGATGGCTTTTACGTCAAACTCACCACTAACATAGTGTGACATTTCCTCTGTGATAAACTCCTCAGCCTCAGAGAAACTGAATGCATCAACCACATACTGTTCAATGACTTTCTTGTTCTGACCATCTTCCATGGTCTTGTCATATCTAACTCGTGTTTCAAACCAAGTGCTTGTTCTACTTCTCATAATTATTCTTTAAGTTTTAAGCCCTGCTTTTCAGCTATCAAATAAAGACAAAATGAAGAGCAATAGGCGGTTTTATAGATGTGCAAAAGTAGTAAAAAATCTGCGTTAATCAGCTAAAAGTGCGGTTAAAATAAAAAAAATGTCTATCTTTGCATCATAGTAAAGAATATAAGAGCAGATATCTTCTACTCTCATTCATTATCGGGAGAATAAATAAAGTCATTATGCCGGAAATATCAGTTCGTGGACTTGAAATGCCGGAGTCACCTATTAGAAAACTGGCTCCACTTGCCGTTGCAGCAAAGAAACGTGGTATTAAAGTTTACCATTTGAATATCGGTCAACCTGATCTTCCAACACCGCAATGTGGACTGGACGCTCTGAAGAAGATTGATCGTAAACTTTTAGAGTACTCACCATCTCAAGGCTATCTTTCTTATAGAGAAAAACTCTGTGACTTTTACGAGAAGTTCAATATTAATGTTACACCAGACGATATCATCATTACTGCTGGTGGTTCTGAAGCTGTGCTGTATTCTTTTATGGCATGTCTAAATCCTGGAGATGAAATCATCGTTCCAGAGCCTGCATATGCTAATTATATGGCATTTGCTATATCAGCTGGTGCAAAGATAAAGACGATTGCAACCTCTATAGAAGAAGGATTTGCACTGCCTAAGGTTGAGAAGTTTGAAGAACTTATCAATGAGAAGACGCGTGCTATCATGATATGTAATCCAAACAACCCTACTGGTTATCTGTATACAAGAAGGGAGATGAATCAGATTCGTGACCTCGTTAAGAAGTACGATCTTTATCTCTTCTCTGATGAGGTTTATCGTGAGTATATCTATACTGGGTCGCCTTATATCTCTGCAATGCACTTACAGGGAATAGAGAATAATACCGTACTTATTGACTCTGTATCAAAGCGTTACAGTGAGTGTGGTATTCGTATTGGTGCGCTGATAACAAAGAATGAGGAGATTCGTAAGGCTGTGATGAAGTTCTGTCAGGCACGCCTCTCTCCCCCACTGATTGGTCAGATTGTAGCAGAAGCAAGTCTTGATGCACCTGAATCCTACTATCGTGATGTCTACGATGAGTATGTTGAGCGTCGTAAATGCCTGATTGACGGACTGAATCGCATTCCAGGCGTTTACTCTCCTATCCCTATGGGAGCCTTTTATACTGTAGCTAAACTCCCTGTTGACGACTCAGATAAGTTCTGTCGTTGGTGTTTAGAGGAATTCAATTATGAAGGTGAGACAGTAATGATGGCTCCAGCCAGTGGCTTCTATACAACACCAGGTGCTGGACATAACCAAGTTCGCATTGCTTACGTACTCAAACGTGAAGATTTACAGCGTGCTTTGATTGTTCTTCAAAAGGCTTTGGAGGCATATCCAGGACGTGTAGATGAAGAGTAAAGTCTGTTTATAATTCACAATTCATAGTTCATAATTCATAATTATGATTACTGATATTTGTTTTCGTTAATCCCTTTCTCAATTTTATTTAGGAGAGTATTACAGGTTGAAGATAGGCAAATAACTGTAAGCAAGGAATAAAAATAAGCTTGTATAATTAATATATTGAAATAGAATATGAACTCATACAGAATGAAGGTAATCATAATTATGAATTCTGGATTATGAATTCTGAATTAAAGAAGTAACCATAATTATGAACTATGGATTATGAATTCTGAATTAAAGTAGTAATCATAATAATGAATTCAGAACTCTGAATTATAAATTAAAATAATGAACTACCCGCTTTTTATTGCTCGTAAAATATATAACGGAGGAGACAAGACACGGAAGGTGTCGAAGCCTGCTATTACTATTGCTACTATTGGTGTAGCAATTGGTTTGGCTGTAATGATTGTGTCTGTATGTGTTGTATTGGGTTTTAAGCATACTATCCGTGATAAGATGGTAGGCTTTGGGAGTCATATAACTGTAGCCAACTTCCTTACATTGCAGGGCTCTGAGCAATATCCAATAGCAGTAAACGATTCACTAATAAAGGAACTCAAGGCGGTACCTGGCATTAAACATGTGCAGCGTTATGCGTATACACAGGGCATATTAAAGACCGACAATGATTTCTTAGGTGTTATGTTGAAAGGTGTTGGACCCGACTTTGATTCTACCTTTATACATAACAATATGGTAGAGGGAAGTCTCCCCCATTTCTCTGCCACAGAGAGTCAACAGAAATTAGTAATTTCTAAAACGATTGCTGACAAACTAAACCTGAAGGTGGGACAACGTCTTTTTGCCTACTTTATCAACGATCAAGGTGTTCGTACACGTAAGTTTACTATCGCTGGTATCTATGAAACAAATATGAAGCAGTTTGATTCGCAGATTTGTTTTACTGATTTATATACAGCTAACAAGCTAAACGGATGGGAAGCTGACCAATATAGCGGAGTGGAATTACTTGTTAACGACTTCTCACAACTAAATAATATAACTCTTCGCGTACTTAATAAAGTGAAGAATACGACTGACCATTACGGAGAAACTTACTCTGCAGAGAATATTATAGATCAAAATCCGCAGATATTCTCTTGGCTTGATTTAATGGACTTAAATGTATGGATTATTCTTGCACTTATGGTAGCGGTTGCTGGTGTTACGATGATATCAGGTCTATTGATTATCATTCTCGAACGTACCCAGATGATTGGTATCTTAAAGGCACTTGGTTCACGTAATCGTCAGATACGTCATATCTTCCTTTGGTTTGCCACCTTTATTATTGGTAGAGGTCTGCTTATTGGTAACATCATAGGATTGGGTATTATCTTCTTACAGAAGTGGACTGGACTTATAAGGCTCGATCCGCAAACTTATTATGTAAGTACGGTACCAGTAGAAGTCAACCTTCCACTTATCATTGCTCTTAACCTCGCGACATTGTTGGTATGTGTTGCAGTTTTGATTGCACCAAGCTATCTTATAAGTCGCATTCATCCAGCTAAGTCAATGCACTACGAGTAGTAACATTTATCCCCTTCAGAATGAAAGCTATGAAAAGGTATCGAGTGGTTATCTATATTTCTGTTGTTACGGAGATTATTTTGGTTGTACTCTGTGTTATTAAATATATCCCTGTATATAGCATCTATATAGGAAAGCTGCGGGCTAAGGATCTAATTGAAAGATTAGAAACGTATAAAAAACAGCACGGAGAATATCCGGAAACATTGAAGCCTATAGGCTTTCCAAAGGCTGAATTATGTGAGTATGTGGAGTATAAAGGTACTTATTATTATATAAGACAAAGTGAATGTGACTTTGATTTGGAAATTACTGATGGTTTAGACTCCCCTATTTACTATTCACTCGCCGAAAAATGGTTTAGTGTCAACAGGGCTGAAATTATCAAACAGCTTACAGAACCACTTTATAAAAAATATCTATTAGCAGAGTCTTCAAATAAACTCACAACCTCAGTACGTAGCAACGTTACAAAAAGTGAGAAGGAAAACATTCCTTTCTTTAACTACACAACAGCAGACAGCATAATTTTTATTAAGAAGTTTTATGACAAGAAACATATTGCTTCAAAGGGCTTTGCTTTAGTTGACGTTAAAACTAAAAGAATAAAGCCTATTGGATCTTGGACTATATTTACTTACAACGGAAAGAGTTATCAAGTTACTTATGACAAAGATTCATCTAAAGGACAAATTTTATCACGTCTTTACTTGCGGGTTACGTGCAGGTGCGAGTAAATTAGGTCTATTAACTATCTTATCTTTGATGGTATTTTCTTGTACGCTTAGAAAGCCAACTGAAGTGAAGAAGCATAGAACTGATATTAGCTTTATTAATAACCGAGATATTCATTTTGATATCTTAAAGGTGGCTTGCGATTCCTGTTTCCCTATTCACGATATTGGTTATCGTGTACGTGTAAAGCTATCCGCCGACGAGGATAGCCTTATAAGAACTATTAAGAAAGAACAATGGTTGCAACTTTTGCAGAATTCGGTAACTGATTATGCAGCCAATGCCTTGTTATATTCCCTTTACAATCGTGATGCAATAGTTTTATTATATCATAGAGACATCGAAGATTGGAGGATGTCTATGAAGGAAGATGATATAAATTACTGGAAAGGTAATCTTCGGTTTTGTAAAGAAAATTACAAGGTTGAAAAATAATTAAGGCTTACTTCAATCTGAATTAAGGCTTAATTAAAGTTCAAAAGGGCGTTAATTGAAGCCTTACTAACGCCCTTTAAGAGTCCTATTAAGCACCTTTTCTTGTACAAGTTTGTAATCGTTTGATATGCTTTTAGTTACAAAGGCGATTTAAAACGTTGTTTTCTTATCGTCGTAAGGTGTTAGATAAGAATTTTATGTAAACTATTTTCCGATTCTTCTCGTGATGATTTTAGAATGAAAATATCACTCATAGGTATTTAGTTGTTACTAAGCACACCTCGTGTTGTTGGTAAACACCTGTGGTGCGAATGGTAAACACCAATGGTGCGAGTGCTAAATACCTTATATAAAGTTACCACAGTGGAATCTTTTTATGTCTTAACTCCTGTGATAGATATCTAAAGTTTATTGGGAGAAAACACCTCTCCTTCCAAACCAACAATAGTGTCAATGCTTATTTTCTTTCTGTCTTTCATTATAATGATGCGTTCATTGGTTCGAATAGCCTTGACAACACCAGTAATCGTAAGATAATGTCCACCTGCCTTACGCCCATCGGGCTGAAAAAAGGTAATAGAGATAGTCGGCTCTTCTTCTAAATGAGAGGAAAGAATTGAGAGCTTTCGGTCCATTAATTGACGGTCGTCTTCCATCATCTCAATCTTAGGACTTGTCTGTCGGGCAGTCTCTGCAATCGCTGCACCATAACCAGTGAGGGCAGCAAAAGGAGCAAATTGAGCAGCACGGTTATACAGACTCATCTGCGGATGCCGCTTTGAGACGTGACGAGGAAGGTGAATAATATCATCGTAATTATCTGTCATGCTTTATGTCCTCCTATCTGTTTATTACGTTCCTTTGCCGTTGAACCTTCATCAAAGTTTAAGCCACGAAGCAAAGAGTTCTTACCAAACTTGTTCTTGATATTAATAATGGTTTCTTGTATCTTTCGTTCACGTGCTAATGCCACTTCTTCAATTTGCTTCTCTTTCTTTACAGCCTCATAATCTGTGAACATATCAAGTTCAACTGGTTTGGAGGTTCGCAGTTTCATTTGCTCTTCACTAATAACGTGATTGGTTGATATATTTAATCTTCTAACCAATAAGCGTTTATCAACAATCTCATCATAAAGTGCAAGGATAGCCTTTCCTATCAGTCGCGAGGAAGATGTAAAGAGGTGGAGATTGGCTGTTCCGTGAGCACTCTTGGGTACTTTTCGTCCGTACCAGTCTACAGAGACAGGTCCTGTATAATCCTTGCCAGCAGGGGAAGTAAGGCTTTCACGGTCGTAACCAACATACAGAACAAGTTGGTCAGACACACAACGTTTCTCAACTAAGTCTAATGCAATGGCATCAGCCATCTCTTGTACGACAACTCTTGCCTTACGAAAACTATAAGCCTCTTGGAGAACTTGACCACTACTCATCGAACTATGCTCCGGTCGATAAGCCTTAACCATCTCCATCGTACAAGACTCCCAACCCCAAGCATGGTCGATAAGTAGTTCGGCATTCACACCAAAGAGCTTATAAAGTAGTTCCTCTTGATGGATAGAACAACGTGCAATCTTACCCATTGTGTCAATACCATAGGAATAAAGACGCTGTGCAATGCCTCTTCCTACACGCCAAAAGTCGGTGAGTGGACGGTGGTCCCATAGTTTATCACGATAACTTTTCTCATCTAATTCGGCAATACGTACACCATCTTTGTCGGCAGGTATGTGCTTTGCAACAATATCCATCGCTACTTTACAAAGGTACATATTCGTTCCTATGCCTGCTGTTGCAGTGATACCAGTCTCACGTAAGACATCACGTATCATCTTTATTGCTAACTCGTGGGGAGTCATACGATAGCTGGAGAGGTAAGCTGTAGCATCGATAAAGACCTCATCAATGGAGTAAACATGTATGTCTTCTGGGGCAATATAGCGCAGGTAAATATTGTAAATCTTTGTGCTATGCTTGATATAATGCGACATACGAGGGATTGCCGTAAGATAATCAACAGCCCAATCAGGATGTTGTTCGAGTTCTTTCGCGTTGTATGATTTTCCTGTAAGTGCTTTTCCTGCTAAGAGACAACGTTCCTCATTAACCTCTCTCAAGCGTTGAATCACTTCAAAAAGACGCGCACGGCCAGGAATACCGTGTGCTTTCAGAGATGGTGAGACGGCAAGACAAATTGTCTTTTCAGTTCTTCCCTTATCCGCAACAACCAAGTTGGTTGTCATTGGGTCAAGTCCACGCTCTACACATTCCACACTGGCATAGAACGATTTAAGGTCTATGGCAATGTAAGTCTTAGTAGATGGTTTTCTTGATGAAGACATTTTGCGGAAGGGATAGGTGTTTAAAAGTTTTATAGAATAGTATTGCAGGAATCAAAAGACGATGAAAGAGAGTTAGTGAAGTTAAGCATCAATCCTCTTTTATAGATAAATTAGAATCGTAACTTACTTCACTAACTCCCTCTAAAATCCTTTTTTTCAGCTTTTAATAGTCCTTTTCAGTGTATTGCTCATCCAGCAACACCTTTGAAGGAGATTTGCCTGAACGATAAGTATATCGGAAGTTGAAACCAGAATCCTTATAACCTTTAGTGCCAGTGTCAGCCTTCAAAGCATCACGCAAAGCTTTTCTTAACTCAGACTTCTTTGCGTTAACAGCCTGTTCGTTATCTGCATTTCCTACAAGTGAGTAATAGTAATGAATGGTTCGAGACGAAGGTTCAAAGACCATACTGTCCATTCTTGTGTCATTTACTACGGGTGTAGGACACTTCTTTTCTGTATATTCTTTACATTCCTGTGCTGCTCTGTCCTCCAGACTTTTATGACAAGCAGAAAGAGAAAGCAGCAGTACGCCTGCATAAAGTAAGTGTTTCATTCTCATTCAAGTTAATATTAAATAGGTAAGGGCTTTATGTAAAGATAACACTTTTTATCTTCACCCTAACCATATATCCGTTGCAAAGATAAGAAAAAATAGGCAATTTCTTATTTTAAGGTTCTTAATTCTCAATAATTATGACTATATTTGCACTTTGAAAATATAGACAAACTGATGAATCATATAAGAAATTTCTGC contains the following coding sequences:
- a CDS encoding BamA/TamA family outer membrane protein, with protein sequence MLFPKSHRFLTPLLIVMTILVVIACSSDKFVPDGQYLLDKVELRSDRKDVNSSLLMQYVRQKGNSRWFSLFKIPLGTYAMAGEDTTKWINRTLRRMGEEPVLYDSVQARLSSEDLTVAMQNMGYMNATVDVEKKVKGKKLTLNYLLHPGNPYIIDRFNYEIEDSVIERVLAPHLKKDTDRPRQFTVTSLDDERKKLTHILNDSGFYRFHKDFIYYTADSTQGRQHVNVTLHLMKYVENSDAKPTLHPRYVINNVNFIPGDSTGFHLRKGVLEDNTLIEKDKYFSAIDLQKTYNNFSRLGAVRYTNINFREVPRYDSLVIGKTFTYTTSSTHYLDADIQVSNNKPNTISFQPEGTNTAGDLGAAAVLSYQNRNLFRGSEHLSLEFRAAFEAIKGLEGYKNSDYEEYSVQAHLQFPRFLAPFISKNFKRKSSAMSEVSVGWNLQNRPEFHRRVFSSAWKYHWSDPVRHLTYDFDLLNLSYVYMPWISETFKHDYLDNATTRNAILRYNYQDLFILRTGFGVNYSGANQTFRARMELAGNLLNGLSSVFNFKKNSEGKRTLFNIAYAQYAKFDFDYTKILRFDERNSLALHGGLGIAIPYGNSTVLPFEKRYFSGGANSVRGWSVRELGPGKFKGVDGRIDFINQTGDMKLDLNAEYRTHLFWKLDAAAFIDAGNIWTLRDYADQPGGQFSFKSFYNQIAVAYGLGLRLNFDYFILRFDGGMKAINPAYTSTEEHYALWHPNLKRDFTFHFAVGLPF
- a CDS encoding RNA methyltransferase translates to MISKNKIKLIHSLETKKGREKVGLFVAEGPKVVNDLLHEGFVADEILEDIEDIKKVSFLQHPQPVLGVFKMPEEDCKVTNDYLSLFNEYIDNQLVLDLDGVQDPGNLGTIIRIADWFGIENIFCSHETADCWNPKVVQATMGSIARVKLHYLNLNELIDHLPIDYPIYATLLDGNNIYSQELSHHGMIVMGNEGKGISSQLRTKINRKLLIPNYPPERETAESLNVAIATSIVCAEFRRR
- a CDS encoding YggS family pyridoxal phosphate-dependent enzyme, with protein sequence MYDVANNLHEVLGNLPDGVKLVAISKFHPNEYLEVAYREGQRIFGESQVQELSRKVETLPKDIEWHFIGHLQTNKVKYIAPYISMVEAVDSLKLLKEINKQAAKYNRVINVLLELHIAEEETKYGFTPDACRELLESGEWKELKNVHISGLMMMASNVDDRNQIKKEMMLAADLFDELKAKYFADDPEFKERSWGMSHDYDIAVECRSTMVRVGTTIFGPRVY
- a CDS encoding MBL fold metallo-hydrolase, which codes for MLRFLSFGSGSSGNCYLLYTDTDCLMIDCGVGIRSLKKHFHNYGLQLNMVHNVLITHDHADHVKSVGSISGDLQLPVYTTEDVHRGISQNWCVRRKVDQQYVKFVQKGEEITIGEFKVTPFGVPHDSTDCVGYSVEYEGIRFTLITDCGHITDEIAQFISISNYLVIEANHEPEKLAAGPYPRHLKERISGPNGHLSNEACAKALVENASPALRHVWLCHLSDENNHPELAKKTIEAVLRDCGIIIGKEFKLEVLKRKIPSEMYELNP
- the hisC gene encoding histidinol-phosphate transaminase, with the protein product MINLQNLIRTNIRELISCAETKAEENVRDSQHIMLDANENPYNKPFNRYPSDDQIELKEELAKLKGVRTKEIFLSNGSTEAIDMCYRIFCQPKVDNVVAIEPTCELYKHFAKLNDIEYRSVLLDEEFQLNAAELLKACDKHTKLVWLCSPNTPSGNLLNVEEVEKVLKGFDGIVVIDEAYADFTRLQTFRERISEFPNIIVLNTFSKAWASAAIRLGVVYAQEAIISIFNKVSSPYHISQLTQAQGLDALKHRYDIEDWIKIILLERKRMILAFESLACCEKVYPSNANFFLAKMKDAQSVYDYLCEKGIHVRNCSNVSLCGNCLRITIGSKAENAEILGILRYYKPTK
- a CDS encoding DUF4494 domain-containing protein, with the translated sequence MRSRTSTWFETRVRYDKTMEDGQNKKVIEQYVVDAFSFSEAEEFITEEMSHYVSGEFDVKAISPAPFGEIFFSDIDTDDKWFKAKLSFITLDEKTDKEKRTSVTYLVQAHSVSGAVKHVDEVMGSTMIDYEIAAITETKIMDVFEHHAGKKNEKPEFEQ